Proteins from a genomic interval of Rosa chinensis cultivar Old Blush chromosome 2, RchiOBHm-V2, whole genome shotgun sequence:
- the LOC112190249 gene encoding auxin-responsive protein IAA27, producing MSVPLEHDYIGLAETSSMERSSDRISSSSSSAHSTTEDVKTSAFNLKETELRLGLPGSHSPERKPGIALSIFRKDLEDNKQNGYPLNPSKTNPVSGAKRGFSDAIDGSSEKWVFRMSNGSEADKGAVLFSPKGESNAKTQQLCVSGQTKKEVAASVVPQSPKPVQEKQKSQVSEHVSPPAAKAQVVGWPPIRSFRKNTMASNLAKNTDDAEGKQGSGCLYVKVSMDGAPYLRKVDLKMYNNYMELSMALEKMFSCFTIGQCSSNGFPEKDGLSESRLMDLLHGSEYVLTFEDKDDDWMLVGDVPWGMFTETCRKLRIMKGSEAIGLAPRAMEKCKNRN from the exons ATGTCTGTACCACTGGAACATGACTACATAGGGTTAGCAGAGACTTCTTCAATGGAAAGAAGCTCTGATAGgatttcctcttcctcctcctctgcccACTCAACTACAGAGGATGTCAAGACCTCTGCTTTCAACCTCAAGGAGACTGAGCTGAGGCTTGGCTTGCCTGGCTCTCACTCTCCTGAGAGAAAACCAGGAATTGCTCTTTCAATTTTTCGCAAAGATTTGGAGGACAATAAGCAAAATGGATATCCTCTAAACCCTTCAAAAACCAACCCTGTGTCTGGTGCTAAGAGGGGTTTCTCTGATGCCATTGATGGGTCTTCTGAGAAATGGGTTTTTCGTATGAGTAATGGATCTGAAGCTGATAAAGGAGCAGTCTTGTTCTCTCCTAAAGGTGAGAGTAATGCTAAAACACAACAGCTATGTGTGTCTGGACAAACCAAGAAAGAGGTTGCTGCTTCTGTTGTTCCTCAGTCACCAAAGCCAGTCCAAGAGAAGCAGAAGTCTCAGGTCTCTGAGCATGTTAGTCCTCCTGCTGCCAA GGCACAGGTGGTAGGATGGCCCCCAATTCGATCATTTCGAAAGAACACCATGGCCTCAAATTTGGCAAAGAACACTGATGATGCTGAGGGAAAACAAGGGTCTGGGTGTCTTTATGTGAAGGTTAGCATGGATGGTGCTCCATATCTAAGGAAGGTTGACCTTAAAATGTACAACAACTACATGGAACTCTCTATGGCTTTGGAGAAGATGTTCAGCTGCTTCACCATTG GGCAGTGCAGTTCTAATGGATTTCCAGAGAAGGATGGCCTGAGTGAGAGTCGGTTGATGGATCTTCTCCATGGTTCTGAATACGTTCTTACTTTTGAAGACAAGGACGATGACTGGATGCTTGTTGGTGATGTTCCTTGGGG GATGTTCACTGAGACGTGTAGGAAACTAAGGATCATGAAAGGTTCAGAAGCAATTGGACTTG CTCCAAGGGCTATGGAGAAGTGCAAGAACCGCAACTAG